Genomic segment of Vicinamibacteria bacterium:
GAAGATCCGCGCTCTCGGTCGGGGCGCTTCGGGAAATCGTCCGCCAAGCCGCGCTCTCGACGGAGGAGTTTCTCGGGCTCCTCTGAGTCGATCCTCTAGGCCTTCGCCTCTTTGGCGACCTCTTCGACAGCGCCGAGGAAGCGGTCGACTTGCTCGTCCGTCACCATCACGTGTAGCGAGACGCGATTGACGTCCCAGTCGATCTCGAGATGCGTGACGTTGCGGATGTAGATGTTGTAGCGGTCCCACATGATGTCGTTCAGGTCACGGGTCTCGACACCGCGGATCTTGAACGCCACGAGCGCGCACCCGAGCTCGGGAGCATCGGAGGTCAGCACGTCGACGCCGTCCATGGCGCGCAGGGCTTTGTGCACCTTCTGAGCGAGATAGCGGTCCCTCGCTTCCACCGCTTCGCGGGTCAGCATATTGTGGAAATCGATGGCCGCGTCCATCGAGACTCTCGCGGGAATGTTGTGCGAGCCTCGGGGCTCGAATGCCTGCGCCGTCTGGAGTGTTTTAATCCGCTCCTCGGGAAGTGGCGTCCCGTACATCGAGCGGCTGTCCGCCGGCGCGGTGGTGAACAGGTTTCGCAGACGCTCCTGAACGTCCTCGCGAACGAAGAAGAAGCCCGTCTGCATGCTCGCCATCATCCACTTGTGAAACGGACCCGCGTACATGTCACAACCCAAGTCGTGCATGTCGAGCTTCATCATTCCTGGGGGCTGAGCTCCGTCGACTACGGTCAGGATGCCCCTGGCTCGAGCCATCTCGCAGATCTGCTTCACCGGAAGCACGCAGCCGTCGGTATAGTTGATGTGGCAGAAGCTCAAGAGCTTCGTCCGGCTGGTGATGGTCGAAGCGAAGGCGTCGAGGATCGCGTCGGTGCTCGCTGGCGGATGGAACTCTTCCGCGGAGAGATCGATGACGCCGACCTCGAGATTGTCGTGCATCGCACGATGCAACACCGGGTACGCCCCACCCGAGTGGTCGTGGTTGGTGTAGACGATCTCGTCTCCTGCCTTCAGCACGGGAGCGAAGGTGCCCGCCACCATGCCATCGGACGTGTTCAGTGAGTAGGCGATTTCGTTTGGCTTCGCCCCGACGAATGCGGCGAGCTTCTCACGCATCTCCGTCTTCCGGTCGTCGTCGTAGACGGTCTTGTTGTAACCGTTGTAATCGGCGTTGATCCCCTCGAGCGCCTGCACCTGCGCCATGTGAATCGGGTGGGGCGACGGACCACGGGTACCAGTGTTCATGTAGGCGAGGCCCTTGCGCAGAAAGAACTGATTGGCAACGAGGTTCCAGTAGCGCTCGTCGTCGGGCATTGCCCCGCCGTCGAGCGGGGGAGGCAGTACGCTCTCGAGGGCCGCAGCCGCAGAGGTCGATCCGGCAACGAGGCTCAGCCCCGCCGCACCTCCGAGCACCGAGCCGAGAAAGCCCCGGCGCGAGAAGCCTTCCTCTTCTCGTCTCGAGCGTTCCATGCGCTCCTCGAGCGCACGCAAGGCGGTTTGAGGGTCGATACGCATGGATGGCTCCTCCCTTCGTCGCCGATTCGATTCGATTTCGACGTCAGAGTCAAGCTTCAATCGCGCGTCCACCTCAATGAAAGCCTGGCTGGATTCTGGAGCGCGCATCGATTATCGTGCGCGAGGCTCCGCGAGGAACGACGTCGACTGTGTCTCTTTGCCGCTTCGATTTCGAGTTTCGCTGTGAAAGCGCTTCGCTGGTGCGCACCATCGAAGCTCATGTGGTGGGCGCCGGCGGGACCTTTGCTGGATCGGCCCGCGAAGGCACGTTCTCGTTGCCGACACCCATCGGAGTCTTCGAGGGAATTTATCGGATTGAGGGGCGCGTGATCGCAATCGAAGTGCTCGAGAAACCTTTCTTCGTACCCTGCGGCGCCATCGAGTCGCAGCTTCTGCGCTTCGTGAAGGAGGCGATATGAAAAAAGGATTCGTCTGCGCCGTCCTTGCCGCGACCGCAGCAGCTTGTGCGCCGCCCGAAGAAATCGAGCGGGAGGTTCTCGCCGTCATCAATGCCCATCTCTACCCCGTATCAGGGCCTCCCATCGAGAACGGCACCATGCTCGTGCGGGACGGCAAGATCGCGGATATTGGCACCGACGTTCCGGTGCCTCGTGGGGCACGCACGCTCGATGCCCATCGGTGGTCGGTCATCCCGGGCCTCGTCGAGAGCCATTCGCACATGGGCTTCAAACAACTGAACATCCCCGCGACGGGGACAAACAACAACGAGCTGTCGGTGCCCATCAACGCCCAGGTGAGGGCGATCGACGGGCTGAATTCGAACGACGCCGCGTTCTCTTTGGCGCTCGCCTCCGGAGTCACGACGATGAACATCAC
This window contains:
- a CDS encoding aminotransferase class V-fold PLP-dependent enzyme gives rise to the protein MRIDPQTALRALEERMERSRREEEGFSRRGFLGSVLGGAAGLSLVAGSTSAAAALESVLPPPLDGGAMPDDERYWNLVANQFFLRKGLAYMNTGTRGPSPHPIHMAQVQALEGINADYNGYNKTVYDDDRKTEMREKLAAFVGAKPNEIAYSLNTSDGMVAGTFAPVLKAGDEIVYTNHDHSGGAYPVLHRAMHDNLEVGVIDLSAEEFHPPASTDAILDAFASTITSRTKLLSFCHINYTDGCVLPVKQICEMARARGILTVVDGAQPPGMMKLDMHDLGCDMYAGPFHKWMMASMQTGFFFVREDVQERLRNLFTTAPADSRSMYGTPLPEERIKTLQTAQAFEPRGSHNIPARVSMDAAIDFHNMLTREAVEARDRYLAQKVHKALRAMDGVDVLTSDAPELGCALVAFKIRGVETRDLNDIMWDRYNIYIRNVTHLEIDWDVNRVSLHVMVTDEQVDRFLGAVEEVAKEAKA